In bacterium, a single window of DNA contains:
- a CDS encoding cation transporter, giving the protein MGEASHPMTSPHHHPEAGRSRPPLLFAAGLTAVTFVAELMGGIYSGSLALLSDAGHVFMDLTALLFALLALSLSTRPTSDRRTFGLHRMEVLAALTNGLLVVGLALWLVWESLGRISNHTIPDWFPWRWWEVWGWWPTCSWPGVSMGSPGKT; this is encoded by the coding sequence ATGGGTGAAGCGAGCCATCCCATGACGTCTCCGCACCACCATCCGGAGGCGGGACGGTCCCGACCTCCGCTGCTCTTTGCGGCGGGTCTGACGGCCGTGACTTTCGTGGCCGAACTGATGGGGGGAATTTACAGTGGGTCCTTGGCCCTACTCTCCGATGCCGGTCATGTGTTTATGGATCTGACGGCACTGCTCTTCGCCCTCCTGGCGTTGTCCCTGTCCACACGGCCCACGTCGGATCGCCGCACTTTTGGGCTCCATCGGATGGAAGTGTTGGCGGCGCTCACCAACGGTTTGTTGGTGGTGGGTTTGGCCCTCTGGCTCGTGTGGGAATCCCTGGGTCGAATTTCCAATCACACGATCCCCGACTGGTTCCCATGGCGGTGGTGGGAAGTTTGGGGTTGGTGGCCAACCTGTTCGTGGCCTGGCGTCTCCATGGGTTCTCCCGGCAAGACATGA